From Vicinamibacterales bacterium, the proteins below share one genomic window:
- a CDS encoding GNAT family N-acetyltransferase, with protein MLIRRAAADDADALSDLAHRAKAHWGYPAHWMREWDAQLTIIPGYLDLHDVWVAEEDGAVVGMCALEDRGDRCNLEHVWVEPARHGRGVGRALVLHALTEARRRSVSAVELLSDPFASGFYERLGARRIGEVPAPMPGARDRTLPKFEFVLAPRPT; from the coding sequence ATGCTCATTCGGCGCGCCGCGGCGGACGATGCCGACGCGTTGTCGGACCTGGCGCACCGGGCCAAGGCGCACTGGGGCTATCCGGCACACTGGATGCGCGAATGGGACGCCCAGCTCACCATCATTCCCGGGTATCTCGATCTGCACGACGTATGGGTCGCGGAAGAGGATGGCGCGGTGGTCGGGATGTGCGCGCTCGAGGACCGCGGCGACCGCTGCAACCTGGAGCACGTCTGGGTGGAGCCGGCGAGGCACGGCCGCGGCGTCGGCCGCGCGCTGGTGCTGCACGCGTTGACGGAGGCGAGGCGCCGCAGCGTCAGCGCCGTCGAACTGCTGTCCGACCCGTTCGCCAGCGGCTTCTACGAGCGGCTCGGCGCACGGCGGATTGGCGAAGTGCCGGCGCCGATGCCGGGCGCCAGGGATCGGACGCTGCCGAAGTTCGAGTTCGTGCTCGCGCCGCGGCCTACTTGA
- the nrfH gene encoding cytochrome c nitrite reductase small subunit has product MTASRPARLVVIAWVLTGIALGLGTYTFAYAKGYSYLTNDPAACANCHVMRDHYAAWTRSSHRAVAVCNDCHTPPGVVGKYTTKARNGFWHSFYFTTGRYPDPLRITPRNHEVAEIACRKCHSELTASIDPAHMETGRGGLSCTRCHNDAGHIE; this is encoded by the coding sequence ATGACTGCTTCGCGTCCGGCCCGGCTCGTCGTTATCGCGTGGGTCCTTACCGGGATCGCCCTCGGGCTCGGCACCTATACATTCGCCTACGCGAAGGGGTATTCGTACCTGACCAACGATCCCGCGGCGTGCGCCAACTGCCATGTCATGCGCGACCACTACGCCGCCTGGACGCGCTCGAGCCACCGCGCCGTCGCCGTCTGCAACGACTGTCACACGCCGCCAGGCGTCGTCGGGAAGTACACGACCAAGGCGCGCAACGGTTTCTGGCACTCGTTCTATTTCACGACGGGGCGGTATCCCGATCCGCTGCGGATCACGCCGCGCAACCACGAGGTGGCCGAGATCGCCTGCCGCAAATGCCACAGCGAGCTGACCGCCTCGATTGATCCGGCACACATGGAGACAGGGCGCGGCGGCCTCTCCTGCACCAGGTGCCACAACGACGCAGGACACATCGAATGA
- a CDS encoding ammonia-forming cytochrome c nitrite reductase subunit c552, which yields MKRPIPAPVLIAAFAAIAAIAVTALLVNIFSRQQEGRNPFYRVVELDDQTVDPAVWGRNFPLQYDSYRRTVDQVRTRYGGSEAVPRAPTQADPRSVVAQSRLAEDPRLKTMWAGYAFARDFREERGHAYMLEDQTFTERQIASQQPGTCMHCHASVYVPYKQLGGGDLIKGFETMNRMTYQEARTKVTHPVACIDCHDPSTMQLRVTRPGFLEGIAKVKAAQGAAGYDVNRDATRQEMRAYVCGQCHVEYYFKGPEKRLTYPWDKGLKADEILAYYEESGFKDWTHAESGAPALKAQHPEFEMWNQGVHARSGVACADCHMPYQRVGAMKVSDHHVRSPLLNINRACQTCHRWPEEELKARVETIQDRTFQVRNVAMDALVALIGDIKGARAGGAADGALEQARRHQRRAQFLLDFIEAENSMGFHADQEAMRILALSLDETRRGQLALPGRSSGGGTR from the coding sequence ATGAAGCGCCCGATCCCAGCGCCGGTCCTCATTGCCGCGTTTGCCGCGATCGCCGCGATTGCGGTCACGGCGCTCCTGGTGAACATCTTCAGCCGGCAGCAGGAAGGGCGGAACCCTTTCTACCGCGTCGTCGAGCTCGACGACCAGACGGTTGATCCCGCGGTGTGGGGCAGGAACTTTCCGCTGCAGTACGACAGCTACCGCCGGACGGTCGATCAGGTCCGGACGCGGTACGGCGGCAGCGAGGCGGTGCCGCGGGCGCCGACGCAGGCCGATCCGCGCAGCGTCGTCGCGCAGTCGCGCCTCGCCGAGGATCCGCGGCTGAAGACGATGTGGGCGGGATACGCGTTCGCGCGCGACTTCCGCGAGGAACGCGGGCACGCCTACATGCTCGAGGACCAGACCTTCACCGAACGCCAGATCGCGTCGCAGCAGCCCGGCACCTGCATGCATTGCCACGCGTCGGTCTACGTGCCGTACAAGCAGCTCGGCGGCGGCGACCTGATCAAAGGGTTCGAGACGATGAACCGGATGACGTATCAGGAGGCGCGGACGAAGGTGACGCATCCGGTCGCGTGCATCGACTGCCACGATCCATCGACGATGCAGCTGCGCGTGACCCGGCCCGGGTTCCTCGAGGGGATTGCGAAGGTGAAGGCGGCGCAGGGGGCCGCCGGCTACGACGTCAACCGCGACGCCACGCGGCAGGAGATGCGCGCCTACGTCTGCGGCCAGTGCCACGTCGAGTACTACTTCAAGGGTCCGGAAAAGCGCTTGACCTATCCATGGGACAAGGGGCTCAAGGCCGACGAGATCCTCGCCTACTACGAAGAGTCAGGCTTCAAGGACTGGACGCACGCCGAGAGCGGCGCGCCGGCGCTCAAGGCGCAGCACCCCGAGTTCGAGATGTGGAACCAGGGCGTGCACGCGCGATCCGGCGTCGCCTGCGCGGACTGTCACATGCCGTATCAACGCGTAGGGGCGATGAAGGTCAGCGATCATCACGTGCGCAGTCCGCTGCTCAACATCAACCGCGCCTGCCAGACCTGCCACCGCTGGCCCGAAGAAGAGCTGAAGGCGCGCGTCGAAACGATTCAGGACCGGACGTTCCAGGTGCGCAACGTCGCGATGGACGCGCTCGTCGCGCTGATCGGCGACATCAAGGGCGCGCGGGCGGGCGGCGCTGCCGACGGCGCGCTGGAGCAGGCGCGGCGCCACCAGCGGCGCGCGCAGTTCCTGCTCGATTTCATCGAGGCCGAGAACTCGATGGGATTCCACGCCGACCAGGAAGCGATGCGGATCCTGGCGCTGTCGCTCGACGAGACGCGCCGCGGCCAGCTCGCGCTGCCGGGGCGATCGTCCGGGGGCGGCACTCGCTGA
- a CDS encoding FG-GAP-like repeat-containing protein, whose amino-acid sequence MTRGRQEMAIAAGLVALLLCRSSAQTGIRFTVVPIDPGAAESVAVADVNNDGRLDIVSAESWYEAPAWTRRAIRAIPVASGYVDSFSDLPLDVDGDTFTDVIQIGYFARRIVWMRNPGRSGEAWTEHLIDAVGPTEFAFLVDLDNDGKADDLLPQFTGAAQAPLTWYDLQDGKWIKHAVSQRSYGHGIGAGDVNGDKRNDILTPQGWLEAPADPRAPGDWTFHAADWQQRAIPPPVKSGAASANAPPPIAVPPTTEPAPSPRGAEWGFLHAIDVNADGRTDVLTTSAHSYGLCWFEQRADGTWQQHVIDHSWSHAHASALADMDGDGRLDLVTGKRFQSRNVAAAGDDEPLGMYWYRFERTPGGPVAWSRHTIDFGGKAGAGLQIAVRDMDGDGDLDVVSAGKSGLYLARNENRSRSRR is encoded by the coding sequence ATGACCAGAGGCCGTCAGGAGATGGCGATCGCGGCAGGACTGGTGGCGCTGCTGCTGTGCCGCAGCTCCGCACAGACCGGCATCCGATTCACCGTGGTGCCGATCGATCCCGGCGCCGCCGAGTCCGTTGCGGTTGCGGACGTGAACAACGACGGCCGCCTCGACATCGTGTCGGCGGAGAGCTGGTACGAAGCCCCGGCATGGACCAGGCGCGCCATCCGCGCGATTCCCGTCGCCAGCGGCTACGTCGATTCGTTCAGCGACCTGCCGCTCGACGTCGACGGCGACACCTTCACCGACGTGATCCAGATCGGCTACTTCGCGCGGCGCATCGTCTGGATGAGGAACCCCGGACGGAGCGGAGAGGCATGGACGGAGCATCTCATCGACGCGGTCGGGCCCACGGAGTTCGCCTTCCTCGTCGACCTGGACAACGACGGCAAGGCCGACGACCTGCTGCCGCAGTTCACCGGCGCGGCGCAGGCGCCGCTGACCTGGTACGACCTCCAGGACGGGAAATGGATCAAACACGCCGTCAGCCAGCGGAGCTACGGACACGGCATCGGCGCCGGAGACGTGAACGGCGACAAGCGCAACGACATCCTGACGCCGCAGGGCTGGCTGGAGGCGCCCGCGGATCCGCGCGCGCCCGGCGACTGGACGTTTCACGCCGCCGACTGGCAGCAGCGCGCGATTCCGCCGCCGGTGAAATCCGGCGCCGCCTCCGCGAACGCCCCGCCGCCCATCGCTGTTCCCCCGACGACGGAGCCGGCCCCGTCGCCGCGCGGGGCCGAGTGGGGATTCCTGCATGCGATCGACGTCAACGCCGACGGCCGTACCGACGTCCTCACGACCAGCGCGCACAGCTACGGGCTCTGCTGGTTCGAGCAGCGGGCTGACGGCACCTGGCAGCAGCACGTGATCGATCACAGCTGGTCGCACGCGCACGCGTCCGCGCTTGCCGACATGGACGGCGACGGGCGCCTCGATCTGGTCACGGGCAAGCGCTTCCAGTCGCGCAACGTGGCGGCGGCGGGCGACGACGAGCCGCTGGGAATGTATTGGTATCGATTCGAGCGCACGCCGGGCGGGCCGGTCGCCTGGTCGCGCCATACCATCGACTTCGGCGGCAAGGCGGGCGCCGGGCTTCAGATCGCGGTGCGCGACATGGACGGGGACGGCGACCTGGACGTGGTCAGCGCGGGCAAGTCGGGACTGTATCTTGCACGAAACGAGAACCGATCGCGTTCTCGTCGATGA
- a CDS encoding DUF2071 domain-containing protein: MSDFNHRILDDTSHRPWPMPAGPWLMTQTWNDLLFAHWPVDVRALRDRVPPSFELDLFDGQAWLGIVPFHMTNVAPRLVPPLPWVSAFPELNVRTYVRIGDKPGVYFFSLDAGNRVAVGAARTLLNLPYYTAEMAVTADSGRIRYESRRPDPPAEFRATYRGLGGPRPPQPGTLEYFLTERYCLYAVNHRHVAYRLDIHHPPWPLEAAEAEIPLNTMAGAAGIRLPSMAPLLHFAKRQDMVCWAPEMLSRDRAF, from the coding sequence ATGAGCGACTTCAACCATCGCATCCTCGACGACACCTCGCACCGGCCGTGGCCGATGCCGGCGGGACCGTGGCTGATGACGCAGACCTGGAACGACCTGCTCTTCGCGCACTGGCCGGTCGACGTCCGGGCGCTGCGCGACCGGGTCCCGCCGTCGTTCGAGCTGGATCTGTTCGACGGGCAGGCCTGGCTGGGGATCGTGCCCTTCCACATGACCAACGTCGCCCCGCGCCTGGTGCCCCCCCTGCCGTGGGTCTCCGCGTTTCCTGAGCTGAATGTCCGAACCTACGTTCGGATCGGCGATAAGCCCGGTGTGTACTTCTTCAGCCTCGACGCCGGCAACCGGGTCGCCGTGGGGGCGGCCCGTACGCTCCTGAACCTGCCTTACTACACGGCCGAGATGGCGGTCACGGCCGACTCGGGCCGGATCCGGTACGAAAGCCGCCGCCCCGACCCGCCGGCCGAGTTCCGGGCGACGTATCGCGGGCTCGGAGGTCCCCGGCCGCCGCAGCCGGGCACGCTCGAATACTTCCTGACCGAACGCTATTGCCTCTACGCGGTCAATCACCGGCACGTCGCCTACCGTCTCGACATTCACCATCCGCCGTGGCCGCTCGAAGCAGCGGAAGCGGAGATTCCGCTGAACACGATGGCCGGCGCCGCAGGGATCCGGCTGCCGTCGATGGCGCCGCTCCTCCACTTTGCGAAGCGCCAGGACATGGTCTGCTGGGCGCCGGAGATGCTGAGCCGGGACCGCGCGTTCTGA
- the xylA gene encoding xylose isomerase, with translation MSYTPDPSHKFTFGLWTVGNRGRDPFGEAVRPALDPVTSVHKLAELGAYGINLHDNDLVPIDATPAERDAIVRRFRQALEATGLKVPMATTNLFTDPVFKDGAFTSHDASVRAYAVQKTMSAMDLGVELGARTYVFWGGREGAEVDAGKDPIQAIARFREAIDFLCEYAIDRKYPLRFALEAKPNEPRGDIYFPTTAAYLGFIPTLAHPDMVGVNPEVAHEHMAGLNFYHAVAQALEAGKLFHIDLNDQKPGRFDQDLRFASESIKPLFFLVKLLEESGYDGPRHFDAHAYRTEDEQGVWDFARGCMRTYLILKEKAEQFRAHAEIQALLAELEPQGQEPLGPYSADRAAGLKVRVFDREALAARRLPYERLDQLVVELLLGV, from the coding sequence ATGAGCTACACTCCCGACCCGTCTCACAAGTTCACGTTCGGCCTCTGGACCGTCGGCAACCGCGGACGCGACCCGTTCGGCGAAGCGGTCCGTCCCGCGCTCGATCCCGTCACTTCCGTGCACAAGCTGGCGGAACTCGGCGCCTACGGGATCAACCTGCACGACAACGACCTCGTTCCAATCGACGCGACACCCGCGGAGCGGGACGCCATCGTCCGGCGGTTCCGCCAGGCGCTCGAGGCGACAGGACTGAAGGTGCCGATGGCGACGACCAACCTGTTCACCGATCCGGTGTTCAAGGACGGCGCGTTCACGTCGCACGATGCTTCGGTCCGCGCCTATGCGGTTCAGAAGACGATGAGCGCGATGGACCTGGGCGTGGAGCTCGGGGCGCGGACGTACGTGTTCTGGGGCGGACGCGAGGGGGCGGAGGTCGACGCGGGCAAGGATCCCATCCAGGCCATCGCCCGCTTCCGTGAAGCGATCGACTTCCTCTGCGAGTACGCGATCGATCGGAAGTATCCGCTGCGGTTCGCTCTCGAAGCGAAGCCGAACGAGCCGCGCGGCGACATCTACTTCCCCACCACGGCGGCGTATCTCGGCTTCATCCCGACGCTGGCGCATCCCGACATGGTCGGCGTGAACCCCGAGGTCGCGCACGAGCACATGGCGGGGCTGAACTTCTATCACGCCGTCGCCCAGGCGCTCGAGGCCGGCAAGCTCTTTCACATCGATCTGAACGATCAGAAGCCCGGCCGGTTCGACCAGGATCTGCGCTTCGCCTCCGAATCGATCAAGCCGCTGTTCTTCCTGGTGAAGCTCCTGGAAGAATCCGGCTACGACGGGCCGCGCCATTTCGACGCGCACGCCTACCGGACGGAGGACGAACAGGGCGTGTGGGACTTCGCGCGCGGCTGCATGCGCACGTATCTCATCCTGAAGGAGAAGGCGGAGCAGTTCCGCGCGCACGCGGAGATTCAGGCGCTGCTCGCGGAGCTCGAACCACAGGGGCAGGAGCCGCTCGGTCCGTACTCGGCGGATCGGGCCGCGGGCTTGAAGGTGCGGGTATTCGATCGTGAGGCGCTGGCGGCGCGCCGGCTGCCCTACGAGCGCCTCGACCAGCTCGTGGTCGAGCTGCTGCTGGGCGTCTGA
- a CDS encoding DnaJ domain-containing protein has translation MSEGHPVDYYETLQISPNADPDTVQRVFRLLAQRFHPDNKETGDADRFRALHEAYSVLSVPEKRAQYDVHHQALRQERWRFAATASGASDFELEQQLRCTILEILYARRRAEPGSPAFTNYELSQLTGQPREHLEFTIWYLTQRKLVTRDDQSRLAITADGVDYIEQNRDVNMRRRLTATTDANP, from the coding sequence ATGTCAGAGGGTCACCCCGTCGACTACTACGAGACGCTGCAGATCAGCCCCAACGCCGATCCGGACACCGTTCAGCGGGTGTTCCGGCTGCTCGCGCAGCGCTTCCATCCTGACAACAAGGAGACCGGCGACGCCGATCGCTTCCGCGCGCTGCACGAGGCGTACTCGGTGCTCAGCGTGCCCGAGAAGCGGGCGCAGTACGACGTCCATCACCAGGCGCTGCGGCAGGAGCGGTGGCGCTTCGCGGCGACGGCGAGCGGCGCCAGCGACTTCGAGCTGGAACAGCAGCTCCGGTGCACGATTCTCGAGATCCTCTACGCGCGCCGACGGGCCGAGCCGGGGTCGCCGGCGTTCACCAACTACGAGCTGTCGCAGCTGACAGGCCAGCCTCGCGAGCACCTCGAGTTCACGATCTGGTACCTGACGCAGCGGAAGCTGGTGACCCGCGACGATCAGTCGCGGCTGGCGATCACCGCCGACGGCGTCGACTACATCGAACAGAACCGCGACGTGAACATGCGGCGCCGCCTCACGGCGACGACCGACGCCAATCCCTGA
- a CDS encoding serine hydrolase domain-containing protein encodes MLNHRKWLVWLAVPPMLIAAFVVGLFLYVNATARPIHQDPGHVPSRMLSSPPARWSAAAAQARQIARAGLVAQNLPGLSVAVGAAGELVWAEGLGWADVENQVPVGPAMRFKIGSASIALTSAAAGLLLEREQLHLESEIQTYVPSFPDKQWPVTLRHLMAHTAGIRNDAGDEEPTVEHCERTADAFKRFADRPLLFEPGARYQHSSYGWVLVSAAIEAAAKEPFFAVVQKQVFEPLGMRDTAADSTTDAVPDLATYYFPRFGADPRYGPQEPEPLDVSCSAGAGAFLSTPSDLVRFALAVNGGKLLKPATVQMLQASQRLSSGEETGYGLGWDLETATAAGKGTRTVGHDGALRGGRVSSLVTFPEYGIVVAVLSNTSFADTHTIALKIADVFAQQGNGAGPDQR; translated from the coding sequence GTGCTGAACCATCGTAAGTGGCTCGTCTGGCTCGCCGTCCCGCCGATGCTGATCGCCGCGTTCGTCGTCGGCCTGTTCCTCTACGTCAATGCGACCGCGAGGCCGATCCATCAGGATCCGGGCCACGTGCCGTCGCGGATGCTCTCGTCGCCGCCGGCGAGGTGGTCGGCGGCTGCCGCCCAGGCGCGGCAGATCGCCCGCGCCGGCCTGGTGGCGCAGAATCTCCCCGGGCTGTCCGTCGCCGTCGGCGCCGCCGGCGAGCTGGTCTGGGCAGAGGGGCTCGGCTGGGCGGACGTCGAGAACCAGGTGCCGGTCGGACCGGCCATGCGCTTCAAGATCGGGAGCGCGTCGATCGCGCTGACGTCCGCGGCCGCCGGTCTGCTGCTCGAGAGGGAGCAGCTCCATCTCGAGTCGGAGATCCAGACCTACGTGCCATCGTTCCCGGACAAGCAATGGCCGGTCACGCTGCGGCATCTGATGGCGCACACCGCCGGGATCCGGAACGACGCGGGCGACGAGGAGCCCACCGTGGAGCATTGCGAGCGCACCGCGGACGCGTTCAAGCGGTTCGCCGACCGGCCGCTGCTGTTCGAGCCTGGCGCGCGCTACCAGCACTCGAGCTACGGCTGGGTCCTGGTGAGCGCTGCGATCGAGGCCGCGGCGAAGGAGCCGTTCTTCGCCGTCGTGCAGAAGCAGGTATTCGAGCCGCTCGGCATGCGCGACACGGCGGCCGATTCAACCACCGATGCCGTGCCCGATCTGGCGACCTACTATTTCCCGAGGTTCGGCGCCGACCCGCGGTATGGGCCGCAGGAGCCGGAGCCGCTCGACGTGTCCTGCTCCGCAGGCGCCGGCGCGTTCCTGTCGACCCCGTCGGATCTGGTGCGCTTCGCGCTGGCCGTCAACGGCGGCAAGCTGCTGAAGCCCGCGACGGTACAGATGCTCCAGGCGTCACAGCGGCTGTCTTCCGGAGAAGAGACGGGGTACGGACTTGGCTGGGACCTCGAAACCGCCACGGCCGCGGGCAAGGGAACGCGCACCGTCGGCCACGACGGAGCATTGCGCGGCGGTCGCGTGTCTTCGCTGGTGACGTTCCCGGAATACGGCATTGTCGTCGCCGTCCTGTCGAACACGTCGTTCGCGGACACGCACACGATTGCCCTGAAGATCGCGGACGTATTCGCCCAGCAGGGGAACGGCGCCGGTCCGGATCAGAGGTGA
- a CDS encoding PQQ-binding-like beta-propeller repeat protein: MSTHLRFAAAMAGLAFLTGAGALAQSRAGDWPSWRGPDGGVSPAASLPTRWSATENVAWKAALAGAGVSTPIVSGDRVYVTSQIGAGVRREGNHPRLVQGADAAAQGERPLGAASAPDPGRTTFVVEAFNRADGTRVWERRIDAEGDLTPVHDKHNLATASPASDGSMVVAWFGTGQVVALDRAGGVLWQRNLARENGAFDIQWGHGSSPVLHGDTVLLLCDQPSRSYLLAIDKATGKDRWKADRGTGRASYSTPLVVQGPFGTEIVVNSTERIDAYDAASGTLLWHAGEASRFAVPTPVFHGGVIYASRGYRSGPYMALKPGGRGDVNGTHTLWRVATGAPYVSSLLFYEGLVYMANDVGVLTAVDAASGQRVWQERVDGVFSASPVGGGGHVYFVSENGETVVVKAGRTPQIAARNPLGERAIASPAIAGGQIFLRTDRHVFAIGR, encoded by the coding sequence ATGTCGACGCACCTTCGCTTCGCGGCGGCCATGGCCGGCCTTGCGTTCCTCACTGGCGCGGGCGCACTCGCGCAGTCCCGCGCCGGCGACTGGCCAAGCTGGCGCGGCCCCGACGGCGGCGTCTCTCCGGCCGCGTCGCTGCCGACGCGCTGGAGCGCGACCGAGAACGTCGCGTGGAAGGCGGCACTCGCCGGTGCGGGCGTGTCGACGCCGATCGTCAGCGGCGACCGCGTCTACGTCACCTCGCAGATCGGCGCCGGCGTCCGCCGCGAAGGCAACCACCCGCGCCTCGTGCAAGGCGCGGATGCCGCCGCCCAGGGCGAGCGCCCGCTCGGCGCGGCGAGCGCGCCCGACCCCGGCAGGACGACGTTCGTCGTCGAGGCGTTCAATCGCGCGGACGGCACGCGCGTGTGGGAGCGCCGCATCGACGCCGAGGGGGATCTGACCCCCGTTCACGACAAGCACAACCTGGCGACGGCGAGCCCGGCCAGCGATGGCTCGATGGTCGTGGCGTGGTTCGGCACCGGGCAGGTGGTCGCGCTCGATCGCGCGGGCGGCGTGCTGTGGCAGCGGAACCTCGCGCGCGAGAACGGGGCGTTCGACATTCAGTGGGGACACGGCAGCTCGCCGGTGCTGCACGGGGACACGGTGCTGCTGCTCTGCGACCAGCCCTCGCGGTCGTATCTGCTGGCGATCGACAAGGCGACGGGCAAGGATCGGTGGAAAGCGGATCGCGGCACGGGACGCGCGTCGTACAGCACGCCGCTCGTGGTGCAGGGGCCGTTCGGCACCGAGATCGTCGTCAACTCCACCGAACGGATCGACGCCTACGACGCCGCCAGCGGCACGCTGCTGTGGCACGCCGGCGAAGCGAGCCGGTTCGCCGTGCCGACGCCCGTGTTCCATGGCGGCGTGATCTATGCCAGCCGCGGCTACCGCAGCGGCCCATACATGGCGCTGAAGCCGGGCGGGCGCGGCGACGTGAACGGCACGCACACACTCTGGCGCGTCGCCACCGGCGCGCCGTACGTCTCCTCGCTGCTCTTCTACGAGGGGCTCGTCTATATGGCCAACGACGTGGGCGTGCTCACCGCCGTCGACGCGGCGAGCGGCCAGCGGGTCTGGCAGGAGCGGGTGGACGGCGTGTTTTCGGCCTCCCCGGTGGGCGGCGGCGGGCACGTCTATTTCGTCAGCGAGAACGGCGAGACCGTCGTCGTCAAGGCGGGACGCACGCCGCAGATCGCCGCGCGCAACCCGCTCGGCGAGCGCGCCATTGCGTCGCCGGCGATCGCCGGCGGTCAGATCTTCCTCCGCACCGACCGGCACGTGTTCGCGATCGGCCGCTAG